The Colwellia sp. M166 genome segment AAATTTAATAGGGTAATCCATGTTTAAAAGTACAGATAATTATATTGCATCTAATGACCTTACAATGGCGGTAAATGCCGCGATAGCATTAGAAAAACCATTGTTGATCAAAGGTGAGCCGGGTACAGGTAAAACTCAGTTGGCTGAAGAGCTCGCTAAATCGCTTAATTGTAAATTGTATCAATGGCATATCAAATCAACCACCAAAGCACAGCAAGGCTTATACGAATACGATGCAGTATCTCGATTACGTGATAGTCAATTAGGCGATGAACGTGTTCATGATATTTCAAATTATATTGTTAAAGGCAAACTATGGCAGGCTTTTGAAGAAGAGCAACGCCCCATTTTATTGATTGATGAAATTGACAAAGCCGATATAGAATTCCCAAATGACTTGCTTCAAGAACGCCAAAAATAGGGGGTGTATTAATACCAATTTAACTGACTGACTGACCAAATTCTTTTGTACTATGGTCTACGGGCTTCTATGTTTTTGGTATTCGTACCATTTTATAATACCAAATATTAACTTCCCTTAATAATATAAAGAAAAGCCACCAAGCTAATATGCTCTATAAACTCAACACATTTGTGCAGTGACAATGAAGTGTCATACTCAACAAAAAAGAATCATACTTTACAATAAATCATCATACATTCGAGCTGTTGCTCTCGGCAGAAATAGCTTAGCTCCTCGTTATAAGTGCAACAAGCTTTAGTAATTTTCGTTCAAGAGCTGACCTAAATTAGTCCTCAAAATTAGGCTCGTTTATGTTCACTTAGATACGATTACGGACGTTAGCATCAATAGTTTTTTGAGCTATTTTTAGTGTTCATTAAGCATTGAGCTACCTTCATAATGACAGTCAACAAAGCACCATTGCTGACACTCGATTGGAATAATTTTGATGGATGAAACGAATAATTATACTCAAGTAGTGCTAATAGTTTACCGATATTAGCCAGAAGCCTTTATTTATCATGATTAGCAAAGGATACTTAATCCTATGGTAGTATTTGTAATGTAAATCATGGTTAATACATATGTATGAGTCGAATAAGTTTACAGTGGCATGAACATTAAGTGATAACTGAATTATTATCTGAATACTTAATCGATGAATCGTTTAGTTGGTTATGTAAACAACGAAAACACTTTCCCGATAACAGTGATGTATGGGATGTACGTTTTCATTGGAATAAAATCAAATCACAACTTATTGATGAATTAATATCAAATACCTTCAATTTTCAACCATTACAAAAAATAACTAAATCATCAGGTGAAGTTATTCACTTATGGACATCAATAGATAGTTTGGTGTTAAAACAGTTGTCACTGGTATTACAGTATCATTTACCATCCTCTAAGCTGTGTACACACTTAAAAGGACATGGTGGTAGCAAGCATACTGTTACAGAGATACAGCGTAATTTAAAAGATGATTTAGAAGGCTTGGTAAACAACAATACGTTTGTATTTCGAACCGATGTGAAATCGTATTACGAGTCAATAAGCCATGAAGTATTATTAGATAAATTATCAAAGTACATCAAAGATAAAACGGTAATGAACTTATTGGCACAATATCTCAAACGCAGTGTTGAATCAGGAGGGCTGTTTAGGGATATAAAACAAGGTATTTCATCGGGTTGTCCATTAAGCCCTTTAATCTCAAGCTTCTACCTTTATGAATTAGATAAAGAAATGGAAAGTAAGTCCGTATTTTATCGACGTTATATGGATGACATTATTGTTTTATCACCAACAAGATGGAAGTTACGTCAAGCTATAAAAACCGTTAACCAACATTTTGAAAAACTAAAGTTAAAACAACATCCTGATAAAACGACCATCGGTAGAATCAAAAATGGCTTTGATTTTTTAGGTTATCAGTTTGGACAAGAAAAAATAACAGTTTCAAAACGAACATTACGAAATCACATACGTCGATTAACGCAGCTTTATGAGCAAAAAAAGCATCTACCAAACTGGCAAATGCTTATTGATGATTATCGACAACATTGGGTTACATGGGTTTATTCAGGCATACCTTCATCGATGATCAATTTCAATAAAGAAACTTATTTAAGATTGTTTCTTAAATCGACGTGATGCTAAACCCATAAGGCCTAATGCAAAAATCGCTAGTGTAGTAGGTTCTGGTACTTCATCATAGCTGACCGCTTTGCGTTTTAACCATGTCCCCCGGTCATAATGGTCACCGAAAGGCTGGGTAAAATGAACATCCAGACTAACTTCCGTATAAAAACCATCATATGAACTTAGCAATGAATACGCTGAGATTTGTTCGCAGGTGTGGCGAGATGCAGCAAATCCGTAACAGTAACCATATGAGTCGTCGTTTGTGTACCCGTGGCCAGCGCGCGCCATCTGCGTTTGTGTCTCCGTACAACTAAATAAATGGTGAAACTTTATCCGCTGCATGATGTCCAAATTGATATGTGAGCGGGTACAAATCCTCGCCGTAGAAAGCTGAAAACATCTCTGAAATTTTCTCAATTGTAACTGTCTGCCAACTTGTGGCCTGTGCAGCTGACAAAGCACATATGTCGCTTATTGCTCCAGCTGATGCGCCTGTATGCGCGGATGTATTGCCTAAAATCCCGTCGACTAAATCAGTAACCACGTTACTGTAAGACAAACCGTTAGTTACGGTTACATCTAACCATTCCCACACAGAAACTGCACCTGTTGCGGTATCTGTACGAGTCTCTGTAGTAATCAAGCCATTATCAGCAAAAGTACTGGTGTAGTCTAATGCGTTAGACGCAAAAGGTGATAACGCAGCTATAAGCAGCGGTATGGTTTTCAATAATTTCATGGTTTGCTCCGTTTTGTGTTTTTGCCGTTCCGTGTATAAGTAAGGTGTCTACAACATTATTCAATAGTTTAATTACTTTGTTATTTTTTTATTTAAGCAAAATTCGCACCAAGAAAACAATAAGACTGATAATCATAGGGTTACGTAACCTCTAAAGTTCAGGGTTAGGTGAAGTGTAAAAATACCTAACACTTATGCAATGACAATTAAGGATAAAGCGCTCAACGCCACTTTAAAAATCACTCTGATAAATATTCCTTTTTAAGGATATTTAAATGCAAGATAGCTTGTTCATCATGAAGTGGCTGTTGTGCTATTTTCTTTTGTGCCAATTTAAGCTGGTTATTAACGAGTAAAGCTTCAATGTAATTAACCTCAGATCGGGTTAAGCCCTAACCATAGCATTCTTCTCTACGTCACTAATATTAAGGGTTGGCTTATTTTCTTTAAGGCAATAAGCCACTAAACCTGCCAGTAAATTCAACATAAAACTATTAGGGCTACGATGACGCGAATGCTCTATTTGAGATATATTCTTCAATTGATCATTTATCGTTTCAATAATAAACCGTCTAGATAACATTGCTCTATCCCATAACGACATAGCTTTGGCTTTCATATTACGGCGCACGGTTGTTATCAAATCAACTCCTTTTTCCTTCAAACCAACTGTTAATTTTTTTGCTTATATAGCCTTTATC includes the following:
- a CDS encoding PEP-CTERM sorting domain-containing protein: MQRIKFHHLFSCTETQTQMARAGHGYTNDDSYGYCYGFAASRHTCEQISAYSLLSSYDGFYTEVSLDVHFTQPFGDHYDRGTWLKRKAVSYDEVPEPTTLAIFALGLMGLASRRFKKQS
- a CDS encoding reverse transcriptase/maturase family protein; translated protein: MITELLSEYLIDESFSWLCKQRKHFPDNSDVWDVRFHWNKIKSQLIDELISNTFNFQPLQKITKSSGEVIHLWTSIDSLVLKQLSLVLQYHLPSSKLCTHLKGHGGSKHTVTEIQRNLKDDLEGLVNNNTFVFRTDVKSYYESISHEVLLDKLSKYIKDKTVMNLLAQYLKRSVESGGLFRDIKQGISSGCPLSPLISSFYLYELDKEMESKSVFYRRYMDDIIVLSPTRWKLRQAIKTVNQHFEKLKLKQHPDKTTIGRIKNGFDFLGYQFGQEKITVSKRTLRNHIRRLTQLYEQKKHLPNWQMLIDDYRQHWVTWVYSGIPSSMINFNKETYLRLFLKST